The following DNA comes from Cygnus atratus isolate AKBS03 ecotype Queensland, Australia chromosome 23, CAtr_DNAZoo_HiC_assembly, whole genome shotgun sequence.
AATAGCTGAGGACGGGGAAGCGCCCGCCCTGCCGGAATCGGGCCGCCCTCCGCAAGGTGTCATCGCTCACGGCCGCCGGCACGATGACGTCCGCAGGGTACGTGGGGCAGGTGGTGAAATCCCTGTTCAAGTCGCTCAGCCGCCACTGGCTCGTCTGGGGGAGAAGCGGGATGGGGGCAGCGGGGTGTGGGTTGGGGGAGTCgcttctccccccccccgccagctgggtctcccccccccgcctcacCTGCGCAGCAATTTGCTGGAAGTATTGCTCGAGGGGGAAGAGGTGCCACCCCTCCTCGAGCCGCAGGTCCTGGGGTCTGTAGAAGAACGGGTACATCATCATCACGGAGTCCACCGAGGAGAGGGCCTGGAGCAGAGCGAAGATTGGAGCTGGGGCACATGGGGACATCTGGGAACGTCCCCACCGCcccccctctgcagcccccatcCCTGTTCCCTCCTTGTGGCCACGTCCCAGCTGCAAGCAAGGGCTGGCATCACAAAGTGCCCGTGCAAACACAGACCAGGAGCTGAGTGTTTACCCACGTTAATGACGGACCCAGAGCAAACACTGCAGGCAGCCACCTTCTCCTGCCAACCCTTTGCAGCCCGGAGCGGCTCCGGCCCAGGGCTCACCTCGATGGAGCTGGCGATGTTCAGGCACTCCTCCATGCCTGGgatctccagctgcagcaccttcaGGTCTTTGCACCGCAGCGTGATGGTGCCGGAGGAGCCGGCGAGCCTGGGGAAGGCAGCGGGGtcagggctggcagcggggtTGCGcgggcaggagggggctgcgcacacagacaaacagcagcagggagctgcccccGCTCTCTGGGAGGATGGAGCAGGGCAAAGCGCTGTGCCGAGGTGACCGGGATCCCGTTGGTTCTCATCCGGCACCGGTTGCACGTGTGCCTGGAGGTGCGATTTCCATCATCTCCCCTCCTCAGagcagctgcccctgccccgcggAGCCGCCGTGGTTAGCACAAAGCCGGGCGCTGCTGGGCGGGTTTAGCAGAGCCGAGAGCGCTAAAAGCCAAACCTGGTGTCTCGTGGGGAGTCGTTAGTCCGGGGGGGCTGGTACCAGCCTAAATTCTGCACTCTGAGGcatggaggagaagaggaggtcaATGCCCAGCGCTGCAAGCATCCCCAGCGTGGGCcgtggggaagaggagggaagaggctCCGCAGCcgctgggagggcagcaggggaggaatTTCCCCCTGCCGACATGGGGTGACGCCACGAAGGGGGTCtcggggccggcagcggggggCACCCACCTCTTCTCCACGGCGTCCACGTTGCGGATGAGCAGCCAGAGCTCCACGGTGCCGGGCTGGCCGTCCCCcccggggcaggaggagaggagcaggtgGTGGCTGGTGATGCACAGCGTGCCCCTCACCGGCGGCAGCCCCACGCACGACAGCAGCACGCTCTCCACCGTCGCCGTCTTGATCAGCTCGGAGAACTCCATGGCGGCGGCTGGGCTCCGGGTCCCGCTGCGGCTGCCTCcggcagggctggagggagaaaggggaaatcGTGAGCGGTGCAGCAAGGCCTGGAAACccccctcttcttccctccccgAGCCACGCTGGGCCCGTCAGCCTCTGCTTGTCACCTACAGCCTGTGCAGCTTCCTCCCCGCGGGGAGCCTCGCTCGTTTCCTCCCCGCAGTGCTGTCACCgcaggtggggaaactgaggcacggggccgaggggctgggcagcctgcaggcacTCCAGCAGCGCCGGTACCGGCTGCagggggggggatttggggcgGCTGGCGGCGGTGCGGGGTCCTGgggcccccccggctccccgcggcACGGGGCGGGGGCGGCTGCAGGGCGCTgccgggcggggaggaggaggaggaggaggaggaggaggaagaaggggggaggaagaggaggaggagggggcggTGAGCGGCTCGCAGCGGTGCCCGTCGCGGCCCCCCCGAGCTTACCTGCTCCGGTCCGCGGCCCTCGGTGGCGGGGGGCGAGCGGGGGGCagtggggggcagcggggggcgaccggggggggggaacgAGGCAGCAGCGGGGGAGCTCAGGCTGCGAGCGGGGCACATCGGGGTGCCAGCAGGGACCTCGGGGTGCatgggggggggaaatgggggggctgggggtgcccgcACAgccccgggggccgggggcgcggagggcgcggggccgcgcaGCGCAGGAACGGAGCCGCTGCGCGCAgggctgggcggggggggcggcgggttTAAGGTGGCCccaaggcggggggggggggggggggtctgagGGGCCGGGCACCAAGGCTCcgggagggagaaaaaggggggggggcggggaacGGCCGAATgctgccccgggggggccgggaTCGCTGTACCCCCCCGAGGGTCCCACCTTAAGGGCCCCCCAGCGGTGCCCAGCTGTGCCAGGAGCCGGGCGCCCACCGCAGctcagccccgcgccccccccccccctcccgctgCACGCGGAGCCGCTcgttttccttcctttcccctttttttagcaacctccccccccccccccgcgcccagCCCGGGCCGGGAAGCCGGGGTCAGCCCGTGCCGATAACCGGGCTGAGTCCTCGGCCCGCAGCTCGGGGAGCCTCCTCCCAGCCGGAGGCGATGATGCTGGACCcgaaaaggaaaaaataaaaataaaatacgaAGCACACCCACCTCTTTGCACTCTGGCTCGGCAAAGTTCCTGCCCGTTATCATCATCCTGGTGTCCCCGGgcattccagctccagctccagggGTGGTGGATAAAGGGCCGCGGCTGGGCGCCttctggggctggggccggtgcccccccccggaGGCTGAGCCATGGCCCTGGGGCAGCTGAGCTTCAGCGAGCTGGGTGCCGAGGAGCCACCCATGGGCGAGGAGAGCCTGGCGGGCCTCAAGGCGCTGACGGCCAAGCTGAAGCTGCAGACGCGGCGCCCTTCCTACCTCGAGTGGGAGGCCAGGGTGcgggggcagccctggggcagccggGCCCCCAGCGGGGCGGAGGGGACCCCGGGGCACCCCAGGGGCGAGCGGGACGGCGGCGTCTGCGGCTTTCCCACCGTGGGGGCGGCTCTGGAGTGGCTCAGGACGGAGCTGGTGAGTAGCAGCTGGGGGGACGTGGGGTGCACGGGGTCGTGCCCAGCCCTGGCATGGGGGGGGCGAGGGGATAACGGTGGCTCCAGCCACAGCCCCCAGCTTCGCCCCTTCTTTGCCAGCACGGCTGCTGGATGTGGATTTTTGCCAGGTGCTTGGGGCTCTGCCCATCTCCCCTGCCCAGTTCTCTGAGTCATGGCCCCGCGCTTGCcaccccctcctgctgccctgccctgctggggcacgGCTGCGTGACCTTCGCTggtgcagcagaggcagcagccgTGTGGGCACAAACCTTCCTGAGCCCCcccaggctgtgtgtgtgtgtgtgtgtgtgtgcacccCCGCGCCAGCCCGGGGCTCTGTGCATGGGCTCCGCGCTGACCCCGGGACCACATGTTCCCAGTGCCCAGTGGGTCTGTGCCCTGGCCAAGCCGCAGCCCCgccaccccagcaccctgctgagCCCCCTCCGGCCGTGCCCCATGGCTGTGCCCCATGGGGGCTGCGGTGCTGACGGCCCCGTGTccccgcagcaggagctgcaggctgcgGACCAGCGCCTGGCGCAGCAGCTGATGCGCCT
Coding sequences within:
- the FAM167B gene encoding protein FAM167B; translated protein: MALGQLSFSELGAEEPPMGEESLAGLKALTAKLKLQTRRPSYLEWEARVRGQPWGSRAPSGAEGTPGHPRGERDGGVCGFPTVGAALEWLRTELQELQAADQRLAQQLMRLRAQLHRLKVEQACHQHKEMLDDATFGLEGCEEDSDLLCNIPPKAAFLLSMPLKHIGVTRMNINSRRFSLC